Proteins encoded within one genomic window of Corynebacterium aurimucosum:
- a CDS encoding glutamate-5-semialdehyde dehydrogenase, translating into MSNTEREEVLSKARAAKAVAPQFAQLPTPRKNEILNRAAENLIAHTEDILAANQLDIEAGRANGMSESLIDRLSLDATRIEGIAGGLRQVASLQDPVGEILQGRTMDNGIQMKQVRVPLGVMGMVYEARPNVTVDAFGLALKSGNVPLLRGSKSAKNSNAKLVELLQDTLVEFDLPREGVQLLPCETHDSVQDLITARGLVDLVIPRGGARLINAVVENATVPAIETGTGNCHFYVDASADLDKAIDMVVNGKTRRTSVCNATEGVLIDAALDDASKLRIITSLQEAGVTIHGDVKELEAFGVKDAVEATDEEWREEFLSMDICAKVVDGVDGAIAHIAEYTTGHTEAIAAQDADVLLTFANEVDAAAVMLNASTAFTDGEVYGMGAEIGISTQKLHARGPMALPELTSTKWVLQGTGQTRP; encoded by the coding sequence ATGAGCAACACCGAACGTGAAGAAGTTCTGTCCAAAGCCCGCGCCGCCAAGGCGGTGGCGCCACAGTTCGCGCAGCTGCCCACCCCGCGCAAGAATGAAATCCTCAACCGCGCCGCCGAGAACCTCATCGCGCACACCGAGGATATCCTCGCTGCCAACCAGCTCGATATCGAGGCCGGCCGCGCCAACGGCATGTCCGAGTCACTCATCGACCGCCTGTCGCTGGACGCCACCCGCATCGAGGGCATTGCCGGCGGCCTGCGCCAGGTGGCCTCCCTCCAGGACCCGGTAGGGGAGATCCTGCAGGGTCGCACCATGGATAACGGCATCCAGATGAAGCAGGTCCGCGTGCCGCTCGGCGTGATGGGCATGGTTTACGAGGCCCGCCCGAACGTCACCGTGGACGCCTTCGGCCTGGCCCTCAAGTCCGGCAACGTGCCGCTGCTGCGCGGTTCCAAGTCCGCGAAGAACTCCAACGCCAAGCTCGTCGAGCTCCTCCAGGACACCCTCGTGGAGTTCGATCTGCCGCGCGAGGGCGTACAGCTTTTGCCCTGTGAGACCCACGATTCCGTGCAGGACCTTATCACCGCCCGCGGCCTCGTTGACCTGGTCATCCCGCGCGGCGGCGCGCGCCTTATCAACGCCGTGGTAGAAAACGCCACCGTCCCCGCAATCGAGACCGGTACCGGCAACTGCCACTTCTATGTCGATGCCTCCGCCGACCTAGACAAGGCCATCGACATGGTGGTCAACGGCAAGACCCGCCGCACCTCGGTGTGCAATGCCACGGAAGGTGTTCTGATCGACGCCGCGCTTGACGACGCCTCCAAGCTCCGCATCATCACCTCCCTCCAGGAAGCAGGCGTCACCATCCACGGCGATGTGAAGGAGCTCGAAGCCTTCGGGGTTAAGGACGCCGTGGAGGCCACCGACGAAGAGTGGCGCGAAGAATTCCTCTCCATGGATATCTGCGCCAAGGTGGTCGACGGCGTTGATGGCGCCATCGCGCACATTGCCGAGTACACCACCGGCCACACCGAAGCCATTGCGGCCCAGGACGCCGACGTGCTGCTGACCTTCGCCAACGAGGTAGATGCCGCAGCAGTCATGCTCAACGCCTCCACCGCGTTTACTGATGGTGAGGTCTACGGCATGGGCGCAGAAATCGGCATCTCCACCCAGAAGTTGCACGCGCGCGGCCCGATGGCGCTGCCGGAGCTGACGTCTACCAAGTGGGTGCTGCAGGGCACGGGCCAGACCCGCCCCTAG
- a CDS encoding DUF1707 SHOCT-like domain-containing protein, whose product MENPEIRVGDAERSAALEQLSQHFVNGTLAPDEFEQRTGEAAAARTRGDVEKLFADLPELSTPSATTPARRHEAELEDMLARGRKVQIVDSVIWSVAMIALFLGLFVFDWSYFWLSPVIAFFASWAARGVLKFSESDEELFDELSEGEEKKRAERLRAAAERRRELGA is encoded by the coding sequence ATGGAGAACCCCGAAATCCGCGTCGGTGATGCCGAGCGTTCCGCGGCCCTGGAACAACTGAGCCAGCACTTCGTCAACGGTACGTTGGCCCCTGATGAATTTGAGCAGCGCACCGGCGAGGCCGCCGCGGCGCGCACGCGCGGGGACGTCGAAAAGCTCTTTGCGGACCTGCCGGAGCTGTCCACCCCAAGCGCCACAACACCAGCACGCCGCCACGAGGCGGAGCTGGAGGACATGCTTGCCCGCGGGCGTAAGGTGCAGATAGTGGATTCCGTTATCTGGTCGGTGGCGATGATCGCCCTCTTCCTTGGGCTTTTTGTCTTCGACTGGAGCTATTTCTGGCTCTCGCCCGTCATCGCGTTCTTCGCTTCCTGGGCTGCGCGCGGGGTGTTGAAGTTCAGCGAATCGGATGAAGAGCTCTTCGATGAGCTTTCCGAAGGGGAAGAGAAAAAACGCGCTGAGCGCCTGCGTGCCGCCGCTGAGCGCCGCCGCGAGCTTGGGGCCTAA
- a CDS encoding D-isomer specific 2-hydroxyacid dehydrogenase family protein: MKYAIEPHPWEETIEVLDAAGFERAPLDEASFLIYTGNGADFPDPLPENIGFVQIPSAGVDHVLDAMKGTSVPWSNAAGVYDNTVAESTIALLLAQLHAHRRVNGTFDSYAEMEAHTSYLYDDKTVAIIGAGGIGKRLISMLSGFGPRIIAVNRSGNPVEGAEETYPISQVDKVWLRADYFVLIAPLTPETRHMVDAEAFKQMPEHAVVVNVGRGPLIKTEDLVAALDAGEIAGAALDVTDPEPLPEDHPLWQDKRVVITPHIANTQRSVREKIGAHTVKVAKAFAAGEELPTLVDPKAGY; this comes from the coding sequence ATGAAGTACGCCATCGAACCTCACCCCTGGGAGGAAACCATCGAGGTGCTCGATGCCGCAGGGTTTGAGCGCGCTCCGCTTGATGAGGCCTCTTTCCTCATTTACACCGGCAACGGCGCTGATTTCCCGGATCCGCTGCCGGAGAACATTGGGTTTGTACAGATTCCCTCTGCAGGCGTGGATCACGTCTTGGATGCGATGAAGGGCACTTCGGTTCCGTGGTCGAATGCCGCCGGCGTCTATGACAACACGGTGGCAGAATCCACCATCGCGCTGCTGTTGGCGCAGCTGCATGCGCATCGCCGCGTTAATGGCACGTTTGATTCCTATGCAGAGATGGAGGCCCACACCTCCTACCTCTACGACGACAAGACGGTGGCGATTATCGGTGCCGGTGGCATTGGCAAGCGGCTAATCAGCATGCTGTCCGGTTTCGGGCCGCGCATCATCGCGGTCAACCGCTCCGGCAACCCGGTTGAGGGCGCGGAGGAGACCTACCCGATTTCCCAGGTGGACAAGGTCTGGCTGAGGGCAGATTACTTCGTGCTTATCGCCCCTCTGACCCCGGAGACCCGCCATATGGTGGATGCGGAGGCTTTTAAGCAGATGCCGGAGCATGCCGTGGTGGTCAACGTGGGCCGCGGCCCGCTCATCAAGACCGAGGATCTCGTTGCAGCCCTGGACGCAGGGGAGATCGCGGGTGCGGCACTCGACGTCACCGATCCAGAGCCGCTGCCAGAGGATCACCCGCTGTGGCAGGATAAGCGCGTGGTTATCACCCCACACATTGCTAATACGCAGCGCTCCGTGCGCGAGAAGATTGGCGCGCACACCGTCAAGGTGGCCAAGGCTTTCGCGGCGGGGGAGGAGCTGCCTACTCTGGTTGACCCGAAGGCAGGCTATTAA
- a CDS encoding D-isomer specific 2-hydroxyacid dehydrogenase family protein: protein MRYFMGPDVWAATVADIDAAGHERVESLEQAEVFVNTASDPAQTPEIPENIQWVQYCFTGVNRHIDAGLIRRDGLPWCNSAGAFAKPVAESALGLMLSQAHHHKAFALAKSWSVARELDESQAWLYDQQGPTRVLIVGAGGIGTQLMAYLAPFGAHITAVNRSGRPVEGADVTLPIERVDEAWGEADFVVSILPATAATEALFDAAVFRAMKPSAVFINVGRGSTVVTDDLVDALRMGEIAGAGLEVMDPEPLPDGHPLYDLPNATLTPHMAASDHVAQYHLGAIFNANAAAWERGEDMPTRVDPDAGY, encoded by the coding sequence ATGCGTTATTTCATGGGCCCCGATGTGTGGGCAGCAACCGTGGCAGATATCGATGCTGCCGGGCACGAGCGCGTTGAGAGTTTGGAGCAGGCGGAGGTCTTTGTGAACACCGCCTCGGATCCAGCGCAGACCCCGGAGATTCCGGAGAATATCCAGTGGGTGCAATACTGCTTCACTGGGGTCAACCGCCATATCGATGCCGGGCTCATCCGGCGCGATGGCCTGCCGTGGTGCAATTCTGCCGGCGCTTTTGCCAAGCCCGTGGCGGAATCCGCGCTGGGGCTGATGCTCTCCCAAGCGCACCACCACAAGGCTTTCGCCCTGGCAAAGTCGTGGTCGGTGGCGCGCGAGCTCGATGAATCCCAAGCCTGGCTCTATGACCAACAGGGGCCAACGCGCGTGCTCATCGTGGGTGCGGGAGGCATCGGCACGCAGCTCATGGCCTATCTCGCGCCCTTTGGCGCGCATATCACTGCGGTGAATCGCTCGGGTCGCCCGGTGGAGGGCGCTGACGTAACACTGCCTATCGAGCGCGTCGACGAAGCATGGGGCGAGGCGGATTTCGTGGTGAGTATCCTGCCGGCGACGGCCGCTACGGAGGCTCTCTTTGATGCCGCTGTGTTCCGCGCCATGAAGCCCTCGGCGGTGTTTATCAACGTCGGCCGCGGCAGCACCGTAGTCACTGATGATCTCGTGGACGCACTGCGCATGGGCGAAATTGCCGGCGCGGGCCTCGAGGTCATGGACCCGGAGCCGCTTCCGGATGGCCACCCGCTTTATGATTTGCCCAATGCCACGCTGACGCCGCACATGGCGGCCTCGGATCACGTGGCCCAGTACCACTTGGGTGCTATCTTCAATGCCAACGCTGCCGCGTGGGAGCGCGGCGAGGACATGCCCACGCGCGTCGACCCGGACGCCGGATACTAA
- the proB gene encoding glutamate 5-kinase: MDYPETTTLSEKSSGFSSPLREEISKAKRIVIKIGSSSLTRDDFVTSTEKIDKIVDAVCARMNVSDIIIVSSGAVAAGMGPLGLTTRPTDLATKQAAAAVGQVHLAYEWGVSFARYNRTIGQVLLTASDVGKRDRARNAQRTIDRLRQMRTVPIVNENDTVATSEMHFGDNDRLSALVANLVGADALFLFSDVDGLYDKNPAEPDAKFVEEVRTGKDLKAVVAGDGGKVGTGGMATKVSAARLATRGGIPVLLTSADNIGQALDDASVGTVFHTREERRLSAWKFWALYCADTGGSLRLDEGAMEAVVRGGNSLLAVGITDIKGEFSAGEIVDIMGPKGQIIGRGEVGYDSVTLRNLLGKHTEELPEDMRRPVVHADYLSNFASRI, encoded by the coding sequence ATGGACTATCCGGAGACGACCACGCTGTCGGAAAAATCCAGCGGTTTCTCCTCACCCCTGCGTGAGGAGATCTCCAAAGCTAAGCGCATCGTCATCAAGATTGGCTCCTCGTCGCTCACCCGCGATGACTTTGTGACCTCCACCGAGAAGATCGACAAGATCGTCGATGCCGTCTGCGCCCGCATGAATGTCTCGGACATCATCATCGTCTCCTCCGGTGCGGTAGCCGCGGGCATGGGCCCGCTGGGACTGACCACGCGCCCCACCGATCTCGCCACCAAGCAGGCTGCTGCCGCGGTGGGCCAGGTCCACCTCGCCTACGAGTGGGGTGTGTCCTTTGCCCGCTATAACCGCACCATTGGGCAGGTGCTGTTGACCGCGTCGGACGTCGGCAAGCGCGATCGCGCCCGCAACGCCCAGCGCACCATTGATCGCCTGCGTCAGATGCGCACGGTGCCCATCGTCAACGAGAATGACACCGTCGCGACATCCGAGATGCATTTCGGCGATAACGACCGCCTTTCCGCGCTTGTGGCCAACTTGGTTGGCGCGGATGCCCTCTTCCTCTTCTCCGACGTGGACGGTCTCTACGACAAGAACCCCGCGGAGCCCGATGCCAAGTTCGTGGAGGAGGTGCGCACCGGTAAGGACCTCAAGGCGGTCGTTGCTGGCGACGGCGGCAAGGTGGGCACCGGCGGCATGGCCACGAAGGTCTCTGCTGCTCGCCTGGCCACGCGCGGCGGCATCCCGGTGCTGTTGACCTCGGCGGACAATATTGGGCAGGCGCTTGACGACGCCTCCGTAGGCACCGTCTTCCACACCCGCGAGGAGCGCCGCCTGTCCGCGTGGAAGTTCTGGGCACTCTACTGCGCGGATACCGGCGGCTCCCTGCGCCTCGACGAGGGCGCCATGGAGGCCGTGGTTCGCGGCGGAAACTCCCTGTTGGCCGTGGGCATCACGGATATCAAGGGTGAGTTCAGTGCCGGCGAGATCGTGGACATTATGGGCCCCAAGGGCCAGATTATTGGCCGCGGTGAGGTGGGCTATGACTCCGTCACGCTGCGCAACCTGCTGGGCAAGCACACCGAGGAGCTGCCGGAGGATATGCGCCGCCCCGTTGTCCACGCCGATTACCTGTCCAACTTCGCGTCCCGAATTTAA